Proteins encoded by one window of Centroberyx gerrardi isolate f3 chromosome 21, fCenGer3.hap1.cur.20231027, whole genome shotgun sequence:
- the LOC139917425 gene encoding NGFI-A-binding protein 1-like: MAAVLPRTLGELQLYRILQRANLLYYYEAFIQQGGDDVQQLCEAGEEEFLEIMALVGMASKPLHVRRLQKALRDWVTNPALFNQPLTSLPVCSIPVYKLPEGSPTLLNAQDRANAGSVKMPKAVAAACSDPGKLDVARDKVSAGSPLQGSSEARFWSGHSNDSEQSLSPSDLGSPSSPRDGLEALDAAAVQSVLECVDRMAPGLPKTDPAEVKEQLKSNKKLAKMIGHIFDMSDDDPRREEEIRKYSAIYGRFDSKRRDGKHLTLHELTVNEAAAQLCMRDMALLTRRDELFGLARQISREVTYKYTYRTSKSRCGDRDEPSPKRIKTEENFFDIQEALQAIHMRQEMLREQLACAKSKGEETVGRNLQMQLERLLARQMEILQDAAVQERLQALDWRIPPAALKYLNDTQGTNGAAADASRDNQDERPINLRVVSQNMQEGDLPLGKQLANELKRHHNHNNNNTDETKTPATENGTSQRASGNADKKTIKSEPEDST, translated from the exons ATGGCGGCGGTGTTGCCGAGAACCCTGGGCGAGCTGCAGCTCTACCGGATCCTGCAGCGGGCGAACCTGCTCTACTACTATGAGGCCTTCATCCAGCAGGGCGGCGACGATGTGCAGCAGCTGTGCGAGGCCGGGGAGGAGGAGTTCCTGGAGATCATGGCCCTGGTGGGCATGGCCAGCAAGCCGCTGCACGTGCGCCGCCTGCAGAAGGCGCTGCGCGACTGGGTCACCAACCCGGCGCTCTTCAACCAGCCGCTCACCTCGCTGCCCGTCTGCAGCATCCCCGTCTACAAGCTGCCCGAGGGCTCGCCCACGCTGCTGAACGCCCAGGACCGCGCCAACGCCGGCAGCGTCAAGATGCCCAAAGCCGTGGCGGCCGCCTGCTCGGACCCCGGGAAGCTGGACGTGGCGCGGGACAAAGTGTCGGCCGGGTCGCCCCTGCAGGGCAGCAGCGAGGCTCGCTTCTGGTCGGGCCACAGCAACGACAGCGAGCAGAGCCTGTCACCCTCCGACCTCGGCTCCCCGTCCTCGCCCCGGGACGGGCTGGAGGCCCTGGACGCCGCCGCCGTCCAGTCGGTGCTGGAGTGCGTGGACAGGATGGCGCCGGGCCTTCCCAAGACTGACCCGGCCGAGGTCAAAGAGCAGCTGAAGAGCAACAAGAAGCTGGCCAAGATGATCGGCCACATCTTCGACATGAGCGACGACGAcccgaggagggaggaggagatccGCAAATACAGCGCCATCTACGGACGCTTCGACTCCAAGAGGAGGGACGGCAAACACCTGACGCTGCACGAG CTGACGGTGAACGAGGCAGCGGCCCAGCTGTGCATGAGGGACATGGCTCTGCTGACCCGCCGAGACGAGCTTTTCGGACTCGCCCGCCAGATCTCCAGAGAAGTCACCTACAAATACACCTACCGCACCAGCAA GTCTCGCTGTGGAGACAGAGATGAACCGTCCCCCAAAAGGATTAAAACAGAG GAGAACTTCTTCGACATCCAGGAGGCGCTGCAGGCCATCCACATGCGGCAGGAGATGCTGAGGGAGCAGCTGGCCTGCGCCAAGTcgaaaggagaggaaacagtcGGGCGAAACCTGCAG ATGCAGCTGGAGCGTCTGCTGGCGCGGCAGATGGAGATCCTGCAGGACGCCGCGGTGCAGGAGCGGCTGCAGGctctggactggaggatccccCCCGCCGCCTTAAAGTACCTCAACGACACCCAGGGCACCAACGGAGCCGCCGCCGACGCCAGCAGAGACAACCAAG ATGAGCGACCAATCAACTTGCGGGTTGTCAGTCAGAACATGCAGGAAGGCGACCTCCCATTGGGCAAGCAGCTAGCCAATGAGCTGAAGCGTCAtcacaaccacaacaacaacaacacagacgAGACCAAAACACCAGCAACAG AAAACGGGACGTCACAGCGGGCGTCCGGCAACGCAGACAAGAAGACCATCAAATCAGAGCCGGAAGACTCCACATAG